GGTATTACAGAGTTTAAATATTCCCAAGCAAAGGAAATAGTTGAACAAATCCTTATATGGGGCTTTGGTCAGTTCGATATTGCGAAACAGCAATGGGTGACATTTATTTACCCAATAGCAAACGGAGCAAAAGCAGCACTCCCACAAACAGAACGCGCAACAGCCATTGTTGCCTTGGTGAACTTCATCGCCGACTCCAATGTGAATAAATCTACCAAACGCCTAGCGGCATCTAGCTTAGGGCAAATTGACCCAGGCAACCAAACAGCCATTGATGCCTTGGTGAAGTTAATCGCCGACTCCAATGTGAATAACTCTACCAAATGCCTCGCGGCATCTAGCTTAGGGCAAATTGACCCAGGCAACCAAACAGCCATTGATGCCTTGGTGAAGTTAATTACCGACTCCAATGTGGATGACTTTACCAAACGCCTCGCGGCATCTAGCTTAGGGCAAATTGGCTCTGGCAACCAAACAGCCATTGATGCCTTGGTGAAGTTAATCGCCGACTCCAATGTGGATGACTCTACCAAACGCCTCGCGGCATCTAGCTTAGGGCAAATTGGCTCTGGCAACCAAACAGCCATTGATGCCTTGGTGAAGTTAATCGACTCCAATGTGTACTAACGATACCGAACGCCTCGCGGCATCTAGCTTAGGGCAAATTGGCTCTGGCAACCAAACAGCCATTGATGCCTTGGTGAAGTTAATCGCCGACTCCAATGTGAATAACTCTACCAAACGCCTCGCGGCATCTAGCTTAGGGGAAATTGACCCAGGCAACCAAACAGCCATTGATGCCTTGGTGAAGTTAATCACCGACTCCAATGTGAATAACGCTACTAGATGCCTAGCGGCATCTAGCTTAGGGTAAATTGGCTCTGGCAACCAAACAGCCATTGATGCCTTGGTGAAGTTAATCGCCGACTCCAATGTGGATAACCATACCAAACGCCTCGCGGCATTTAGCTTAGGGGAAATTGACCCAGGCAACCAAACAGCAATTGATGCCTTGGTGAAGTTAATTACCGACTCCAATGTGAATAACTCTACCAAACGCCTCGCGGCATCTAGCTTAGGGGAAATTGACCCAGGCAACCAAACAGCAATTGATGCCTTGGTGAAGTTAATTACCGACTCCAATGTGAATAACTCTACCAAACGCCTCGCGGCATTTAGCTTAGGGCAAGTTGACCCAGGCAACCAAACAGCCATTGATGCCTTGGTGAAGTTAATCTCCGACTCCAATGTGAATGACTCTACCAAACGCCTCGCGGCATCTAGGTTAGGGCAAGTTGACCCAGGCAACCAAACAGCCATTGATGCCTTGGTGAAGTTAATTACCGACTCCAATGTGAATAACGCTACCAAACGCCTCGCGGTATTTAGCTTAGGGAAAATTGACTCTGACAACAAAACAGCCATTGATGCCTTGGTGAAGTTAATTGCCGACTCCAATGTGGATGACTCTACCAAACGCGAAGCGGCATTTAGCTTAGGGGAAATTGGCTCTGGCAATAAAACAGCCATTGATGCCTTGGTGAACTTGCTCGCCAGATCCAATGTGGATGACTCTAGCAAATACTATGCGGCATCTAGCTTAGGGCGAATTTTGACAAAAGAACACATGGCAAGTCTTGTCACTGTGTTGAAGAATTGTTTATCAGATGAAATTTATAAAAGTAATTTTGACAACTTCCAGGAATATTACTCCCTCTTATGGAACTGCGCCCAAAATATGACTTATCAAGATTTTTATCAAGCATGGCACGCTGGGGAAGACTCAGAAAATTTAGATTCGCCTAGCCAGACTTTTACACCCCAAAACCTGCAAGCTGCCATTAACAGCGATCGCCTACTCAGTCAAACCATCCACCTCATCTGCATCGACACTAGCAAATTTATTGACCCCAATCACCCAGCATCTAAAATTTACACTGAAATCGTCAAAGCTGGCTGTCCGAAGTGCGAAGATGGCACACCAACGACAATGACGGAACTTCAAACTTATTGGGATTTGCTAGAAACTGACAAACGTGTGGTTTTAGTGTTTTATCAAGGTATGGGTTCACAATCACCAGAATTAAGCGATCGCATCCTCAACGACATCAGCAGATTTGACAATACCATTTGTGTCATCGGCGACCAAACCAGCGATGATATTTTAAATAGGCTGCGGAGTCTGCAAAGTTAATTCAGCCTTAGCCAAGAGATATGCCAAGTTTCTTCATTTATAGCGATCGCATTATCTCTGCAACTCAATACTGCAATGGACTTCCTGCTGCCGTTTTTTAGTTCGGTTGAACTCACGTCTATTTGGTAAAATCTAGGGTGAGCCAGAGGAGAACAGACATGGTAGCCGCCCAAACAAATTTAAATATTCCCGCCTTAGAAGCAGAATATAGTCAAAGTTCACCCAGGGAAATTATTAAATTTGCCTTGGAGACTTTTAACAATCTCTCGATTTCCTTTAGTGGTGCTGAGGATGTTGTCCTGATTGATATCGCCTCAAAAATTACTAAAGATTTCCGTGTTTTCACACTGGACACCGGACGCTTGCACCCAGAAACTTATCAGTTATTGGATCAGGTGAGAGAACATTATGGGATTAAATTAGAAGTTCAATTCCCAGATGCTGCGGAAGTCCAAGCTTTAGTCGAAGAAAAGGGCTTGTTTAGTTTCTATCAAGATGGTCACAAGGAATGCTGCGGAGTTCGCAAGGTCAGACCATTACGCCGCAAACTCAATACCCTTGATGCTTGGATTACCGGACAGCGCAAAGACCAAAGCCCTAGTACCCGCAACCATATTCCTGTAATTGAAGTTGATACTGCTTTTTCTACCCCAGACCATCAGTTAATTAAATTTAACCCCTTAGCAAACTGGTCTTCTACACGGGTGTGGGAATACATCCGCGCTTTCAATGTGCCTTACAATAAGTTGCACGAACGCGGTTTTGTCAGCATTGGTTGCGAACCTTGCACTCGACCTGTGTTACCTAGCCAGCATGAACGCGAAGGCCGCTGGTGGTGGGAAGAATCCACAATGAAAGAGTGCGGTTTACACGCTGGGAATTTAGAAAAATAGTTGAAAGTGTGCGATCGCTATCTGATTCCTACAATACTGGATAATGGCGAACATAGCGTTTAACTAAAGCACTTAAACATAAAACGTTGATATAGATCCCCGACTTCTTAGAGAAGTCGGGGATCTGGATATTCTGGGTATTACATTTTTTTAGTTTGAGCTAATTATCAACAAAATAGACGACCACTTAACGTAATATTTCCTATACTTTTCACAACTCAATAATAAAACTATCTCGCAGATGAAAATCAGCCTCTACTCCTGAATGAACTAACGCCCAGTAAGTAACATTACTTGCTTTATCTTTAATTACCGTAGTAATTGCAACCTCAACTTCTGCTTCTATCGCCGCGATTTTACCCAAATCCACATCCAAAACCAGTGTTAAACTATCCGATTCTTTCTGGACAGTAAAAGGGAGGATATTAAAAGCTGTTTCCTCTTGCATTCCTTGACGGTATCCATCAAAATGATAAACATTCCAATGTCCGGCAGGGGAAAGGTTAAACTCCCAATACTGTGCAGAATCTTTGATACCAATAAAAAACTCAAAACAAGTATTTTCCCATAGTTGATGCGATCGCACTGGTGTATCTGATATCGGGGGAATAACGACTTGTGTTAAATCACCGCTCAGGTGGTAGCTGAGGCTAAGTTTATCTGCAAATCGAGCAATACTACCTGTAATTTGCAAATTAGGTAGAGATTCCTCAGAGGGAAAAGGTTTTAGGGAAAATGTCTGATTTGTCATTTCAAATCTTGGATAATTTGGCGAATCTTGGTTTCTTGAGATTCGATACTTTCAGTCAGCTTAAACTGAACTAACGCCCTGGCTAAGTTGTGTTCTGGATACTTAACTTTGAAGTAGACATCCCCAGCTAAATAGTCAGTCAAAAATCTCAGCCCTAACTCAAAGGTAATCAGACGAATCGCCGCATAAATGTAGCTATAGTCATTCTCGGTCAGAAAAGCTTGAGCAACATCAAGATAACCCTGTAAGATTCCCTGACATAAATCTGTATCAAAATAAACCTTTTCCCACTCTTCTGTTTCTTCTCCCATCGGATTGCAACCCGATCGCAAACAGTCGCCAATGTCGTAATGTACTAGTCCAGGCTTTACGGTGTCGAGGTCGATGATGCTAATTGCTTTGTGTGTAGCAATGTCAAACATGACGTTATTTATTTTAGGATCGCCGTGCATGAGGCGTAACGGTAGTTTGCCTGTAGCTTTGGCATCTTCTAAGATATTTGCAAAGCTGGTGTGAGCGGTGACAAATTGTAAGCAATAATTAACCTCTGGGGATGTGTGCGGGGCAGCTTTCTTCAGTATGTCCTCGTACTGTTGAAGATAAACTGGTGTAATATGAAATCCTGGTAAAGTATCAGCGAGTTTTGCCGGGGGTAAATCACTGATCAGATTGTGGAACATTCCCAAGGCATAGCCAATTTCTGAAGCGTATGAAATATCTGGCAAAGTGTCGAATGATTGGGCGTTTTCCACGAAGCTGATAGCCCGCCAGTAGCCATTATTCTCGTCTATCCAGAGATTTTGAGTATCCTGAGTTAACAACACACGGGGAACCTCCCAGCGGCGATTGGCTGAGGTAAGTTTTAGGCGATCGCCTCCGGCGCGGCTTTGCCGATTGCCTTTGGCACGGCTCTGCCGAACGCAAACATGATCTGTTAAAATCTGCATATTCTGCATTACCAGTTCTGGCTGCCGAAACACCTGGGTATTGATGCGTTGCAGCACAAAATGCTTTCTCTCTGAAGAATCCAGAGTTACCAGAAAAGTGTCATTAATATTACCATTTCCTAACGATTGAATACCCGTAACCTGGCCTTGAGACGTGAATTGTTCGGCTATAGCAATTAAAGTGATCTCTGTTGTCATGTTCATTGACCTGCACTACTCCCCACAGACACTGCACAAAGGCAATAGGGGATATAGTAGCCTAAGTTTCACTACAGGTCAGTATTAAATTGTTGCAAGTTTTGCAGGCGAAACCTACGGTCAGCTACGCTAACGCACAAAGTTTCAAGCAACACCATAATCTGTGTACTGCCGTTTGAAGGGAGGTTGCAAACCCAAGACAATATCTTCTCTTGGTACTCCCATTTCAACTAATTCCTCAGCCGGATTCTGATCAGTTAAATTCTGCTGAAGCCAAATTTTGCCATCTTTAATGTCCAAATGCATAACGCATCGATAAACACGATTAAATTCCTGCCAACCCACATTCATCCACTGATAATGGTTATGCTCAGTATCTAAGATGAGTTGAACTTCTACGCCCTGATCTGAAACATCATTACTAGCATAACGAGTCAGTAGTGTTTTAATACATTCCTGATATTTTGCTACTTTATCCACCGCATAATCACCTCAAATGAACGGTTGCATCCTCTGGAAAAATCCGACTCAAATCCAATAAAACATCTGCAAATCCAGGAATTGGGACTGATTGGTGAGATAGAGAAATCTGCTGGCTGAGATAGCTAAAATTCTTTTGAGCATTTTGATAAGGTTGATTGTATCGCTCCAGTTGACGAGCGGGCAAATTTACAATCCAATAATCAATAATTCCGGCTTCTGCATATAGAGATAGCTTTTTTGTTTGGTCATAGGTCAATGTAGAATCAGAAATTTCGATAACTAACAGAATGTCTTCAGGATAGGGATGATGAACCAAATAATCCTCATCTTTGCCTCTAGCAATGACGATATCAGGCTCAGGTTCACTTTGATTGGATAGGGTAATGGGATCTTGTCCACGGATGACTGCGAGATCGCCTAATAACCGATCCAGTTGGCGACATAAGATAGAACTACACACTGTATGCACTCTGCCTTTTGCCGTCATTTGCATCAGTTCTCCTCTAATCAATTCAATGCGCTCGCCTTCCGTAAGTAAACCAAGTTCAATCAGCCGATGATACTCGTCTATAGTGAATCGCTTAGGTTTGACGACATTCATAACAAATTTATGCAGAATCGGTCTGTTTTTACTTTAGCTTCCCAGCAGAAATTAAACTGACTTTAAAGCCAACGCCTCAAACTGCTGCCAGCAAAGATATAATGCACGGGGTACATGAAAACAGCCCTTCCATTTACCACCTTTGAGATTTAACAATACTTCCCCACGGCGATTGAGATAACCGAACCACTCGCCATATTCTGGATCGGCAAAGTGTGACCAAGTATAATCGTGCATTTTTTGATACCATTCCCAACAGACATCACGCCCAGTCAAACGATAAGCGATCGCTAATGCGACTAAAGATTCTAAATGCACCCACCACAATTTCTGATCCCATTCCAATTGCTGGGGAGGATGACCATTTGCATCCATAAAGTAATATAATCCGCCGTACTCACTATCCCAGGCAAAATTGAGGATATTTAGCACCACATCAACGGCTTGATTAATCGTCTGAGTATCCTTTGTGCGGTTGGCGATATCCATAATAAACCACATGGCTTCGATACCATGACCAGGATTAATTAACCGCCCTTCAAAGCAATCAATGTGGGAACCATCAGGGGCGACATTTTCATACATCAGCCCCCGTTCTTGGTCGAGAAAATCCGTCATTACTTCTTGAACAGTGCTAGCCAGGACATTTTCAAGGGTTTCACTGGGTAGCAGCCATTCCATTTCTAGGGTGAGATTGGCTAAAATCATCGGTACAGCCAAGGATTTCATCGGGCGTGTACCGGGATAGGTCTTATTATATTTACCTTTAGGATGATCTTTGCGGCGCAAAACATTATTGTAAGCTTGCATTGCTACGTCCTTCGCCCAATCTTCTCCAGAAGCCAAGGCATATTGGCTAAATGCCATCGCGGCAAAGCAATCAGAAAATATATTGTAAGGTTCTACTAGTGGCTGACCTTCACGAGTGAGGGAAAAATACCAATTACCTTCGGCATCTCTGCCATGTTGGGCGAGAAAATCAGCCCCATTTTTAGCAATTTTTAACCATGTTTCCCGCTTTTCTAGCTGGTTGTACAGCATAGAAAAAGTCCAGATTTGGCGATTTTGCAACCAGATAAATTTGTCTGTGTCGTAGACCTGACCCTCACGGTCAAGACAGGTAAAATAACCGCCATGCTGCCAATCGAGTGAGTTTTTTTCCCAAAATGGAAGTACGTCATTGAGGAGGGCGTGTTTATAAAGTGCAGCCAGGGTTTTAAAGTCGTACTCCATACATTTCTGCCAAAACTAATAACTTAATTATTATCAGTTACGACTAATAATTT
This genomic interval from Nodularia sp. LEGE 06071 contains the following:
- a CDS encoding HEAT repeat domain-containing protein, with product MCTNDTERLAASSLGQIGSGNQTAIDALVKLIADSNVNNSTKRLAASSLGEIDPGNQTAIDALVKLITDSNVNNATRCLAASSLG
- a CDS encoding HEAT repeat domain-containing protein produces the protein MKLIADSNVDNHTKRLAAFSLGEIDPGNQTAIDALVKLITDSNVNNSTKRLAASSLGEIDPGNQTAIDALVKLITDSNVNNSTKRLAAFSLGQVDPGNQTAIDALVKLISDSNVNDSTKRLAASRLGQVDPGNQTAIDALVKLITDSNVNNATKRLAVFSLGKIDSDNKTAIDALVKLIADSNVDDSTKREAAFSLGEIGSGNKTAIDALVNLLARSNVDDSSKYYAASSLGRILTKEHMASLVTVLKNCLSDEIYKSNFDNFQEYYSLLWNCAQNMTYQDFYQAWHAGEDSENLDSPSQTFTPQNLQAAINSDRLLSQTIHLICIDTSKFIDPNHPASKIYTEIVKAGCPKCEDGTPTTMTELQTYWDLLETDKRVVLVFYQGMGSQSPELSDRILNDISRFDNTICVIGDQTSDDILNRLRSLQS
- a CDS encoding phosphoadenylyl-sulfate reductase; this translates as MVAAQTNLNIPALEAEYSQSSPREIIKFALETFNNLSISFSGAEDVVLIDIASKITKDFRVFTLDTGRLHPETYQLLDQVREHYGIKLEVQFPDAAEVQALVEEKGLFSFYQDGHKECCGVRKVRPLRRKLNTLDAWITGQRKDQSPSTRNHIPVIEVDTAFSTPDHQLIKFNPLANWSSTRVWEYIRAFNVPYNKLHERGFVSIGCEPCTRPVLPSQHEREGRWWWEESTMKECGLHAGNLEK
- a CDS encoding DOMON-like domain-containing protein; translated protein: MTNQTFSLKPFPSEESLPNLQITGSIARFADKLSLSYHLSGDLTQVVIPPISDTPVRSHQLWENTCFEFFIGIKDSAQYWEFNLSPAGHWNVYHFDGYRQGMQEETAFNILPFTVQKESDSLTLVLDVDLGKIAAIEAEVEVAITTVIKDKASNVTYWALVHSGVEADFHLRDSFIIEL
- a CDS encoding phosphotransferase enzyme family protein, with protein sequence MTTEITLIAIAEQFTSQGQVTGIQSLGNGNINDTFLVTLDSSERKHFVLQRINTQVFRQPELVMQNMQILTDHVCVRQSRAKGNRQSRAGGDRLKLTSANRRWEVPRVLLTQDTQNLWIDENNGYWRAISFVENAQSFDTLPDISYASEIGYALGMFHNLISDLPPAKLADTLPGFHITPVYLQQYEDILKKAAPHTSPEVNYCLQFVTAHTSFANILEDAKATGKLPLRLMHGDPKINNVMFDIATHKAISIIDLDTVKPGLVHYDIGDCLRSGCNPMGEETEEWEKVYFDTDLCQGILQGYLDVAQAFLTENDYSYIYAAIRLITFELGLRFLTDYLAGDVYFKVKYPEHNLARALVQFKLTESIESQETKIRQIIQDLK
- a CDS encoding element excision factor XisI family protein, giving the protein MDKVAKYQECIKTLLTRYASNDVSDQGVEVQLILDTEHNHYQWMNVGWQEFNRVYRCVMHLDIKDGKIWLQQNLTDQNPAEELVEMGVPREDIVLGLQPPFKRQYTDYGVA
- a CDS encoding Uma2 family endonuclease, encoding MNVVKPKRFTIDEYHRLIELGLLTEGERIELIRGELMQMTAKGRVHTVCSSILCRQLDRLLGDLAVIRGQDPITLSNQSEPEPDIVIARGKDEDYLVHHPYPEDILLVIEISDSTLTYDQTKKLSLYAEAGIIDYWIVNLPARQLERYNQPYQNAQKNFSYLSQQISLSHQSVPIPGFADVLLDLSRIFPEDATVHLR
- a CDS encoding AGE family epimerase/isomerase, which translates into the protein MEYDFKTLAALYKHALLNDVLPFWEKNSLDWQHGGYFTCLDREGQVYDTDKFIWLQNRQIWTFSMLYNQLEKRETWLKIAKNGADFLAQHGRDAEGNWYFSLTREGQPLVEPYNIFSDCFAAMAFSQYALASGEDWAKDVAMQAYNNVLRRKDHPKGKYNKTYPGTRPMKSLAVPMILANLTLEMEWLLPSETLENVLASTVQEVMTDFLDQERGLMYENVAPDGSHIDCFEGRLINPGHGIEAMWFIMDIANRTKDTQTINQAVDVVLNILNFAWDSEYGGLYYFMDANGHPPQQLEWDQKLWWVHLESLVALAIAYRLTGRDVCWEWYQKMHDYTWSHFADPEYGEWFGYLNRRGEVLLNLKGGKWKGCFHVPRALYLCWQQFEALALKSV